A stretch of DNA from Cydia fagiglandana chromosome 24, ilCydFagi1.1, whole genome shotgun sequence:
tcATCGCCTCCCGTTTGATACTTTGTTAGAAGATAGTTTAAaagaatatataaaaaaaaaaccgtcagCCGGTTGTATAGCGGTGGAAACACCGTCAGCTACTTGCATAAACATGTGAAAAATAAGCGCTGTACCTTTTTATTATAGCAATAACTAAATCATGAAACTTTGCATGTAGGATTTCACCAGGCATTTCAATAAACCCCTTATGGATTTGTGGACATGATcaactgacggtctttccaccgcgatacaaccggctgacaatttttttaattcatgatagcatctaaactatcatctgacaaagtatcaagcgggaggcgatgactgacgatatTTGCTCATGGCCCGCGGTCTATCTTTACTTATGCGCGTGCGAAAGAGATAGGAAATGGCGGGTCAATATACGAAATTCTTCGAGCTTAACGTTTAACGTTCATACTTTATATAGTTTCTGGAGTGTAAAAACAGAGCTAAAtctcacagaataaataatagtctaGGTacgaagactcactctctaacaaaacgcgtctgttacgatcaggacagatatggcggctaggtggcgacagcgccacgcgtggcttatggctatggctagccaccaaaattggtgtggagcGGATGTACGTTTAGCTAcctatagcaaagcgacgaaatcgcggagtgagccacgcctgctaataTGCACGCTTttactatttattatattatatatatatatatatatatatatatatatatatatatatatatatatatatatatatatatatttttttgtgtttttttatttattcaggGGATCCCTGCATGGCCAACAATGACGCTGGCGTGTGCAAGATATTAGAGGACTGTGACTACGCCGTCAAGCTGTTGACTATTGACGAAAAGAAACCCCCAGTAAGTAaataatatggggcattatctatgaaaagggaccttattgtcgatggcgcttacgccgcacaacGTCGCACGGCATTGAAATTATATCGGAGCGTCGCTAATAATGGCGTaaacgccatcgacaataaggtcccttttcatagataacgtcacatataatataAGTAGGAATACACTGACATATTAAATCGGGTCACTCAagaagcggtatccagacgggatgatcaaatcgagcgatttgatcagaaatgaaattggcgtcaatctccaacttaattacctattttattagatttatggtgacattagagccctctaaattgaaaaaatgccccagaatGAAAATAcaggcgtcacaaattggtattgttgcgtccgcacctcattttatcgataatatcggtcattatcggcggttgaattcggcgagccaaattggtacgCCATTAAGCCCCATTTTCGTAAATACCCTAATAAtgaaacataaaaatattttttttagatgtGCAGATGGAAAGGCAGCACCAGAATCGTGTGCTGCCCCCTTCAGGACCGCTCGTACAACGTCGGGGCATTTCGGAGCTACTTCGGGGGCTCGAATAACGGGGTACTTCGGTCGCAGGACATGGTAAAATAGCTTTTTTTAGCTGCCCCCTCCAGGACCGGTCCTACAACTAGCTTTAGCTGCTTGGCCACTTCGAAaagatgggtgaagatcgggcagccaaaagggcctacTTGGGTTGACCAACTGGACGCTGCCATTGAgatataatatctaaggacAGGCTAATtaggcactaaaaatggtactagttcagcggtgttactcacggattccagccaatcgtgcagtctaatctaacgcaactagttgcgaccaatagcgagcgtaatgcgaactcgttaaccaatcgcgcgcgtgatgcgaactcatcaaccaatcgcgttgtagcggtttcacaccactgtactggcccctgtcatgcctcattattattgcccgtaaagccagtccctagatatctatgtcaatggacGCTGCGCGTCCTGTTGGTCACCCAAAATATTGTTGGGCACATAGAGTGGAGAACTGGAGACAGATATGTCAGATATCCATGAGCTCGGCGTCGGTGAAAGCTGGCATGATACCGGTCTGGACCGGGAAAAGTGGTGTTCTTTtggtgttggaggccaagagtcactttgggtcatcgcgccagccATGTAGTAGTAGCTATAAgtttagtttaaaaaatatgtGTCCCCTCCCCCTtcaacttttgaaccatgggtccaaaaatatgaaaaatcgtaaaacttttttttaatgccAAAAAGTAAATGATACATGCATGGATGGGAGTCTGTATCTGTACCCTTAGTggaaatttcattcgatagcgtgacgtgacgtacgagTTTGCGTTAGTGTCATTTTGTACGGGAATTTGAGTTTCAAAAAAGTCCCGCGTGGTGCGCTGTTCAAAATACCATACATACAAAATAGATAACGCAAACACGAACGCTCTTCACGCTATCGAACGTTTACAATAGGGGTTCGGTAGCTCTAAGCCCctattcgcacgacagctttttcaacgcgcgttaaaaaagcgcttgaatctgtttcaatttaacgaccaaggcttaaagtcgaaaatccaacaacgcttgataaaaagcgccaccgctgtcgtgtgaatagatacatggttatccatttgtatCATTCAAACgccttttttaacgcgcgttgaaaaagctcccgtgcgaatggggccgTAAGGTCCTTTATTATCATAAAGCGGGATCCAGACGGGAcgagaaatgaaattggcgtcaatcttcAATTTTAGATGTATGGTTAtatagagccctctaaattaaaaaaaatccccaggacgaaaatactggcctcacaaattggtgttcttgcgtccgcacctcattttatcggtaatatcggtcattatcggcggtagAATTCGGCGAgtcaaattggcgtttgcgtccgcacgtgctggccgcctagccaaggttacaatcgctatcgcttcgacagcgaaaagcattatgtatctctatcactcttccacatgagtgtgacagtgacagttgcgtttcgatcgctacggagcgttagcgattggcatcttggctacgcggcctgattcgatcgggcaatttaatcagattggcgaaaaattgactagtctggatacgtTTTAAGCCTTCGTTAGATCAGTGAATGCGACGTCCTGTATAGATCGTGTTTCCAGACATGCCGGTACGACGGGAGCCTGCCCATCCTCTGCTGCCAGAACGTGGCCGAAGCCCCTCCCCCCGCGGAACCAGTTGGCTGCCCCCCCTTGCAACTGCCAACGGGGGACAAAAACGACATCgcttttaaaagtaagttcAACTAAAGTAAAACTTAATGGCCCAGTCTGCCCATTCTCTGCTGCCATAATGTGCCCGAAGCCCCTCCCCCCGCGGAACCAGTTGGCTGCCCCCCCCCTTGCAGCTGCCATCGGGGGACAGAAACGACATCGCTTTTAAAAGTAAGGCCAACGTAACGAAATAAGGTCAAATTACCAAACTAAATTTGAGTTGCGCGGAACATGAGGTAGAGAGGTAGAGTGATGAAAGGTGGACCAAAGTGCGCGAAAGAAGTGCCTTGCGTGTTCACTCGTTGGGTGGAAAACATTcggagccacttgcaccatcccactaacccggggttaagcggttaaatcaataacccagtgtcaaattgtattggtaaccatggtaactccaggttaaaCCGATTAGccccgagttagtggaatggtgcaatgGCGCTCGGAAGATTAACTTCTGGGCTCATATAGCTCAGAAAAGAGAGGCCCATGCTCAGAGgtcctaccgcaaaccacgtacGACGTGTTttgtctctgtcacacttacgcacaaatttataagtgcgacagagaggcaacacattGAACGTGGTTTGACGTTAGACCCTCAGCAGCCATGGACGATAAAAGGCTGatcttcttctttatatttaagagctgtgctcttgtTGGTGGAGCAATCTCTAACTCGTccggtcctctgccaactccttaaccttctggtatgacacgacccgaaccttttcttttatttggttaaaataattgattctatacctcgttttttttagcattagaaaaaaggtaaacaatcttgatgtgtcttttaattgaaaaacacattttaaaaataagttacggcaaatatgtaacaattatgaatctaatacgaccatttatattcttctgctttcataagtaatagttttttgtttttaaaaagcgtttttcaattaaaagacatgtcaagatcgcttaccttcttccaagttctttctaatgctaaaaaaaacgaactataggtcttcctcttcctctctttccctctatttttccttctatGATATTCTTTAGGAACATGTCGTGAACAAAGTCGTCGTAGTCGTATCGTGGAAAAGACTGATATAGTGATTATATTTTTCAGAATGCCTAGAATACCAACGCTATGTGAATGTGTGCGTCTCCAGCGACTCGAACCCGGACTCGTACGTGAGAGAGGACACGTGTGGCGTTGAGTCATTCGGCGATAGGATCACTGGAGGGACGCCGGCGCAGCGCAACGAATTTCCACACATGGTTAGTaactaccgtaaaatggggtgagtagggattgCATGGAGGGTTGGGTTATAAATGGGGAGAGAACGGATGCCAGGGTGAGATGGTTTTTACGGCctagcaaaaaagagtagaaattaaaatgtggcaacactgtagtgtatgtcgtcccgttctcttatatataGTTATATAATCTAACTATTCCAACttatatcaggcgtggctcactccgcgatttcgtcgcctTGCTACAGGTAGTACattcgttcgaccccaattttggggtttgccataagccgcgcgtggcgctgtcgccacctagcggccatatctgtgctgatcgtgacagacgcgttttgttagagagtgagtcttctgtacctagtactattatttattctgtgcttatatTAGAGTGTTAGTAGGCCAAAAAAAGATCGCATCGCACCgtacctttggcctatcctcGAGTAGATGGTGATACTTTTTGATAcctatttaacaaatttaacaaattatataaatttatgttgGTTTGTTTCAGGCGCTGTTAGGCTGCAGAAATACTGTGAACACCGGACTGGGACCCGTGGTGTGGGTGGCCGGGGGGTCACTTATTAGTGACAGATTCATCTTGACCGCGGGACATGTACTCTCACATAGAGACTAGTAAGTCACTATAGTATAGTTTGTAGCTTTCTAATAGAACCCCACGACTAATCCTTTaacctattgtctattgttaagtaccgcacgtgctacttacctgcaaaaagggtcttaattattctatttggcacctgagcgcgggctagtccaacgctcaaaaaaccagtgtaggtgcgctctccgataacgcgccttcgttacgcatctcgatgacatattttagactggttctgtagcgttcgactcgccggctaTTAGAAAGCTACGAACTAAAGACTGTTATAActgtcttcgagcaacaccggcttccgaaaCATCGGAAGGGAGCCCGagcgatatcttaccgtacaaatcgttctgccattttttcccCCAAATGTGCACACAGTCACACTTCTCActcattacatacaaaatccaatctgtaatgacgacacaaatcgGCAGTTAAATTCGGCGAGTCAAATTGACATTTGCGTCcacacgtcctgattcgatcgggcaatttaatcagattggcgaaaaatttactagtccTTTAACTAATTACTTTTAAACATTGGCAGTGGCCTCCTCCGCTACGCGTTGCTCGGAGCCACCAACAAGTCAGAAGCCCGGGATGGTCTGCTGTTCAACATCATTAGATTCATACCGCACAAGCTGTACCAGAAGAATGAGAAGAAACACGACATCGCCCTGCTAGAACTTGATAGaaggtaataaaaaaaaccgggcaagtgcgagtcggactcgcgcacgaaaggttccgtaccataatgcaaaaaaggcaaaaaaaacggtcacccatccaagtactgaccccacccgacgttgcttaacttcggtcaaaaatgacgtttgttgtatgggagccccacttaaatctttattttattctgtttttagtatttgttgttatagcggcaacggaaatacatcatctgtgaaaatttcaactgtctagctattacggttcgtgagatacagcctggtgacagacggacggacggacagcagagtcgtagtaatagggtcccgttttaccctttgggcgtTACTTCTTTATTCTAtgctttgggtacggaaccctaataagagttactgtcatggtaaattatgtagctacagtacattta
This window harbors:
- the LOC134676267 gene encoding trypsin-1-like — translated: MNVFIKYFVSVLCVKCVFGLNEGDPCMANNDAGVCKILEDCDYAVKLLTIDEKKPPMCRWKGSTRIVCCPLQDRSYNVGAFRSYFGGSNNGVLRSQDMTCRYDGSLPILCCQNVAEAPPPAEPVGCPPLQLPTGDKNDIAFKKCLEYQRYVNVCVSSDSNPDSYVREDTCGVESFGDRITGGTPAQRNEFPHMALLGCRNTVNTGLGPVVWVAGGSLISDRFILTAGHVLSHRDYGLLRYALLGATNKSEARDGLLFNIIRFIPHKLYQKNEKKHDIALLELDRRVEFSEFIRPACLPSPAIPITTDRILAGWGKTGELGNSESEILMKVTVPEFDYESYCKPFFSQTADNLFDKETMLCAAGGKDDNKDSCQGDSGGPMMTYARDIHCSYVVRGIVSFGPRCGAGVPGVYTNVQYYMSWIQSVVWPK